The genomic window GTACTCTAACCAACTGAGCTACAACCGCGCTTTTCGCCGCCCGGATCATCGCCCGAACGTGTGGAGGGTATTACGCACCCCCGCCGGGGACGTCAAGCGCAAGTCGGCGGAAATATCGCGCGGCCTTCAACGTTCCGGTGCGGGGATGAAATCGGCGTCGTCGCCAGGCGGCAGGCGGAAGCGGCCATGCGCCCAGTCGCCCGCGCGCCACGCCTCTTTCGCGGCCTCGATGCGTTCCTTGCTGGAGGCGACGAAGTTCCACCAGATATGGCGCGGCCCCTCCATCGTGGCCCCACCCAGCAGCATCAGCCGGGCCCCCTGCGGGCCTGCGCGCAGCGACAGCCGGTCGCCGGGGCGGAACACCAGCATCCGCCCGGCGCCGAAGGTGTCGCCCGCCACGCTGATCTCGCCGGTCAGGATGTAGGCGCCGCGATCTTCCTGCCCGTCGGGCAGCGGGATGGCGGCGTGGGGTGCCAGGATCGCATCGGCATAGAACATCTCGGAGGGGGTGGCGACCGGCGCGCGTTCGCCCCAGGCCTCGCCCAGGATCAGCCGCACCCGCTTGCCCTCTCCTTCCAAAAGCGGCAGGCTGGCGGCATCGGCATGGACGAAGGCGGCCGGGTCGTCTTCGCGGGCGTCGGGCAGCGCAACCCAGGTCTGAAGGCCGAACAGCCGGTGCGGGGCGGCGCGCTGCGGCCCGTCCATCCGCTCGGAATGGGTGATGCCGCGCCCGGCCAGCATCCAGTTCACCGCCCCCGGCTCGATCCACTGGTCGGTGCCGAGGCTGTCGCGGTGGTGGATGCTGCCCTGCATCAGGTAGGTGACCGTCGCCAGCCCGATGTGGGGGTGCGGACGCACGTCGATGCCCTGCCCCGTCAGGAATTCGGCGGGGCCCATCTGGTCGAAGAAGATGAATGGCCCCACCATCTGCCGGGCCGAGGAGGGCAGCGCCCGGCGGACCTCGAAACCACCCAGGTCGCGGGCGCGGGGCACGACTTCGGCGGCGATGGCGTCGATCGCATCGCCAAGCGGAATGTCGGGGTCAAGCGCGGGGTTCCAGCTCATCGGCGTCTCCTGTTCATGTTCAAAGGTAGGCGGCCAGCGGCGGGCCGCCAATGCGCATTGGCGCCGCCCGGCTGTGCGGCAGGGCACAG from Paracoccaceae bacterium Fryx2 includes these protein-coding regions:
- a CDS encoding pirin family protein gives rise to the protein MSWNPALDPDIPLGDAIDAIAAEVVPRARDLGGFEVRRALPSSARQMVGPFIFFDQMGPAEFLTGQGIDVRPHPHIGLATVTYLMQGSIHHRDSLGTDQWIEPGAVNWMLAGRGITHSERMDGPQRAAPHRLFGLQTWVALPDAREDDPAAFVHADAASLPLLEGEGKRVRLILGEAWGERAPVATPSEMFYADAILAPHAAIPLPDGQEDRGAYILTGEISVAGDTFGAGRMLVFRPGDRLSLRAGPQGARLMLLGGATMEGPRHIWWNFVASSKERIEAAKEAWRAGDWAHGRFRLPPGDDADFIPAPER